The Streptomyces sp. TLI_105 DNA segment ACCTCCGGGCACGTCCAGCACGTCAAGTCCGTCGCCCTCGACTGCGACGCCGACACCCTCCTCGTCAAGGTCGACCAGGTCGGCGCCGCCTGCCACACCGGCACCCGCACCTGCTTCGACTCCGACGTGCTCCCCGTATCCCAGTAAGGTCCGGTGCCATGGATCTCGAGACCTTCCGCAAGCTGGCGGCCGATCGCCGCGTCATCCCCGTCAGCCGCAGGCTCCTCGCGGACGGCGACACCCCGGTCGGGCTCTACCGCAAGCTCGCCGCCGAGCGCCCCGGCACCTTCCTCCTCGAATCCGCGGAGAACGGCCGCAGCTGGTCCCGCTACTCCTTCATCGGAGTCCGCAGCGACGCCACCCTGACGGTCGAGGACGGGCAGGCCCACTGGCTGGGCACCCCGCCCGTCGGCGTCCCCACCGACGGCGACCCGCTCGCCGCCCTGCGCGCCACCGTGGAGACCCTCCACACCCCGCGCGACCTCTCCTCCGGCATGCCGCCCTTCACCGGCGGCATGGTCGGCTACCTCGGCTACGACATCGTCCGCCGCCTGGAGAAGATCGGCGAGCACGGCCGCGACGACCTGAAGCTCCCCGAGCTGACCATGCTCCTCACCAGCGACCTCGCGGTCCTCGACCACTGGGACGGCTCGGTCCTGCTGATCGCCAACGCGATCAACCACAACGACCTGGAGACCGGCGTCGACGAGGCGTACGCGCACGCCGTCGCCCGCCTCGACGCCATGCAGGCCGACCTGGCCCGCCCCGTCGCCACCGTCCCCGCCGCCCTGCCGGAATCCGCCCTCCCCGAGTTCTCGGCCCTCTGGGGCGGACCCGCCTACCAGGACGCCGTCGAGGACATCAAGGAGCGCATCCGGGCAGGCGAGGCCTTCCAGGTCGTGCCCTCGCAGCGCTTCGAGACCCCCTGCGCCGCCTCCGCGCTCGACGTGTACCGGGTCCTGCGGGCCACCAACCCGTCCCCGTACATGTACCTCTTCCGCTTCGAGAACGGCTTCGACGTCGTCGGCTCCTCGCCCGAGGCCCTCGTCAAGGTCGAGGACGGGCGGGCCATGCTCCACCCCATCGCCGGCACCCGGCACCGCGGCGCCACCCCGCAGGAGGACCACGACCTCGCCGAGGAACTGCTCGCCGACCCCAAGGAACGCGCCGAGCACCTCATGCTCGTCGACCTCGGCCGCAACGACCTCGGCCGGGTCTGCACGCCCGGCTCCGTGGAAGTCGTCGACTTCATGTCGATCGAGCGCTACTCGCACGTCATGCACATCGTCTCCACCGTCACCGGCGAGGTCGCCGAGGGCCGGACCGCCTTCGACGTCCTCACCGCCTGCTTCCCCGCCGGCACCCTCTCCGGCGCCCCCAAGCCCCGCGCCATGCAGATCATCGAGGAGCTCGAACCCTCCCGGCGCGGCCTCTACGGCGGATGTGTCGGTTATCTCGATTTCGCCGGAGACGCCGACACCGCCATCGCCATCCGCACCGCCCTGCTCCGGGACGGAACGGCGTACGTGCAGGCCGGAGCGGGTGTCGTCGCCGACTCCGACCCGGTCGCCGAGGACAACGAGTGCCGCAACAAGGCCGCGGCCGTGCTCCGCGCCGTCCACACCGCCAACCGGATGAACGACAAGTGAGCACGTAAGGGATAGTGGGGTACGTGAGTGCCGTACCCGTACCCCAGCCCCGGGCCGCCCGCGCGGCCGTCCCCACCGGCGGCCGCCGCAGCCTGGCCGCGGCCCTCCTCCTCGGCGCCCTCGGCGCCACCGTCGTCCTGCTCTCCGCCGGCCAGATCTGGGCGGAGGGCACCGCGTCCGTCGGCGGCGGCAGCGTCCCCGTCGAGGCCGACGGCAGCACCGTCACCGGCGTGCCGACCGCCCTCGCGATCGTCGGCCTCGCCGCGCTCTTCGCCGTCTTCGCCGTCCGCCGCACCGGGCGCACGCTCGTCGCCGCGCTCCTCGCGCTCAGCGGCGCGGGCGCCGCGCTCGCCGCGGTCCTCGGCGCCTCCGACAGCGCCGCGCTCGACGCCGAGGCCGCCCGCATCAGCGGCGACACCGCCGCCGCCGTCGCCGGCCTCACCCACACCGTCTGGCCGTACGTGACGGCCGCGGGCGCCCTCCTCATCCTGCTCGCCGGCCTCTTCGCCCTCCGCTTCGGCAAGAACTGGCCGGCGATGGGCGGCCGCTACGAGCGCTCCGGCGCCCCGCGCACCGGCCGCAAGGGCCCCACGACCGACCCCGACCGGCCCGAGGACCTGTGGAAGGCCCTGGACCGCGGCGAGGACCCGACGCAGGGAGCGTGAGCGGGGGGTCCGACCGCGACGCGTGATCGTCCCGGCACCCCCGATTCATCCTCGCGCGCCCGCGTGCGGGACAATGAGCGCCGAGTGTCCGCGCACGCGAGACCTCACCATCGAGCAACTGCAACGAGGAGCAACTCATGGCGGGCAGCGCCCACGGACACACCCCGGCCGCCTGGACCGGTGTCATCATCTCCTTCATCGGCTTCTGCATCGCCGGCGTCTTCATGGTGGCCGCCAACCTGCCCGGTTTCTGGGCCGGCGTGGGCGTCATCGTCCTCGGCGGCATCGTCGGCGGCGCGATGAAGGCGGCGGGCCTCGGCATGCCGAAGGAGTCGGCCGATGTCGCCGCCGCCCGCGAGGCCGCGACCGCGACCGCCCGGTCCCGCGCCTGACGCGACACGACGCACCCGAGGGCGCAGTCCGGCCGTGCCGGGCTGCGCCCTCGCGCGTCAGGGGCGAGAATCACCGCGTGGACGCGCAGCCGACGACCGAAGCCGAGACTCCCCCCACCCACCCGGGCGAACCCACCCGTCCGAATCCCACGACACCTCCGGAGCCGGAAACGACGCCACGGGGGGCCGCGGAGACGGCGCCGGGGGCGCCGAGCGCGCCGCCCGTACCACCGGGAGCCGCCGTCTGGCACGGGGGCTACGCGCCCGCCCCGCCGCCGCCCCCCTCGCGGTCGCTCCTGCGGCGGCTGTCGCCGCCCGTCGCCACCCTCGCCGGGGTCGTCGCCGCGTTCGTCTACGTCGGGGCCGTCGACCCCAACGAACCCGGCCACTACCCCGTCTGCCCGCTCCTCCGCTTCACCGGCATCTACTGCCCCGGCTGCGGCGGGCTCCGCAGTGCCCACGCCTTCGCCCACGGCGACCTCCCGGCCGCCCTCGGCGCCAACGCCCTCGCCGTCGTCGGCTACGGGATCTTCGCCGTCGTCATGGCGGTATGGCTGGTTCGCGCCGTCCGCGCAGTACCCATGCGCCTCGCGGTCTCCCCGGTCTGGTGGTGGGGGATCGGGGCCGTCCTCGCCCTCTTCACCCTGGTCAGGAACCTTCCCTTCGGCTCCGCGCTGGCCCCCTGAGAGCCCGCGGAGATCCCACGGGGAGTCCCAGCAGATGGGACGCGACTCCGGCCGATGCGAATCCCGGGCCGTCCTGCGGATAGGATCGAAGTGGCTGAACCTGGTTCATCATCATCGTCACCGTCCCGGAAGGGGGCCCCTCGCGTGAGTGTGCTCGACGAGATCATCGAAGGCGTGCGCGCCGACCTCGCAGAGCGACAGGCGCGGGTCACCCTCGACGAGCTCAAGGAGCGCGCCGCAAAGGCGCCGCAGGCCAAGGACGGCGTCGCCGCACTGCGCGGGGACGGCGTCAAGGTGATCTGCGAGGTCAAGCGCTCCAGCCCGTCCAAGGGGGCGCTCGCCGCGATCGCCGACCCGGCCGGTCTCGCCGCGGACTACGAGGCGGGCGGAGCCGCGGTCATCTCCGTCCTCACCGAGCAGCGCCGCTTCGGCGGCTCGCTCGCCGACCTGGAGGCCGTCCGCGCCCGGGTCGACATCCCCGTGCTGCGCAAGGACTTCATCGTCACCGCGTACCAGCTCTGGGAGGCACGGGCGTACGGAGCGGATCTCGCGCTCCTCATCGTCGCCGCCCTGGAGCAGGAGGCGCTGGTCTCCCTCATCGAGCGTGCCGAGTCCATCGGGCTGACCCCGCTGGTCGAGGTCCACGACGAGGACGAGGTCCAGCGCGCCGTCGACGCGGGCGCCCGCATCATCGGCGTCAACGCGCGCGACCTCAAGACCCTCAAGGTCGACCGCTCCACCTTCGAGCGCGTCGCCCCCGAGATCCCCGCGCGCATCGTCAAGATTGCCGAGTCCGGCGTCCGGGGCCCGCACGACCTCATCGCCTACGCCAACGCGGGCGCCGACGCGGTCCTCGTCGGCGAGTCCCTCGTCACCGGCCGCGACCCGAAGGCCGCCGTCGCCGACCTCGTCGCCGCCGGCGCCCACCCGGCGCTCCGCCACGGCCGGAGCTGACCGGACCATGACCGTCGCCCGCGCCACACCGACCGCCCAGGGCCCCGCCCCGGGCGGCCCGGTCGTGCCCGCGGGCGCCCCGGGGCGCCGCAGTCGGCTCCGTACCGCTGCCGCCCCCGTCTCCAAGCACGCCCCGCTGGCCCGCGGCTGTCGGCCGCGCGGCTGCCGGGCGCCCGCCCGCCGTGTCCACGGCCGCCGGGTCCGCTACGTGATCGGTTCCGAGCCGGGTCAGGTCAACGGCATGCGATGGCGCCCGCGCCTCGCGCGCTTCCTCACGTACACCACCTCCGCCTGAGCGTCCTAGACGGGCGTCCGTACCGCACCCCGCCGTCCCCCCCCCCCCCCCGTGTGGGCCCGCGCCCGCCGGGGCGGCTCCCACCCGCCCGTGTGGGCAATCGTCCCGCAGGGCGGGACGGGTGGGCACACGGGACGGCGCCCTCAGCGGCGCCTCCGCGTTCCGGGCCTGGACCCGCACCACGCGTGCGCCGTACCTGCCGGTGCGGGTTCAGGCGCGGGAGCCTCTGGCG contains these protein-coding regions:
- the trpM gene encoding tryptophan biosynthesis modulator TrpM, with amino-acid sequence MTVARATPTAQGPAPGGPVVPAGAPGRRSRLRTAAAPVSKHAPLARGCRPRGCRAPARRVHGRRVRYVIGSEPGQVNGMRWRPRLARFLTYTTSA
- a CDS encoding anthranilate synthase component I, giving the protein MDLETFRKLAADRRVIPVSRRLLADGDTPVGLYRKLAAERPGTFLLESAENGRSWSRYSFIGVRSDATLTVEDGQAHWLGTPPVGVPTDGDPLAALRATVETLHTPRDLSSGMPPFTGGMVGYLGYDIVRRLEKIGEHGRDDLKLPELTMLLTSDLAVLDHWDGSVLLIANAINHNDLETGVDEAYAHAVARLDAMQADLARPVATVPAALPESALPEFSALWGGPAYQDAVEDIKERIRAGEAFQVVPSQRFETPCAASALDVYRVLRATNPSPYMYLFRFENGFDVVGSSPEALVKVEDGRAMLHPIAGTRHRGATPQEDHDLAEELLADPKERAEHLMLVDLGRNDLGRVCTPGSVEVVDFMSIERYSHVMHIVSTVTGEVAEGRTAFDVLTACFPAGTLSGAPKPRAMQIIEELEPSRRGLYGGCVGYLDFAGDADTAIAIRTALLRDGTAYVQAGAGVVADSDPVAEDNECRNKAAAVLRAVHTANRMNDK
- a CDS encoding HGxxPAAW family protein; this translates as MAGSAHGHTPAAWTGVIISFIGFCIAGVFMVAANLPGFWAGVGVIVLGGIVGGAMKAAGLGMPKESADVAAAREAATATARSRA
- a CDS encoding DUF2752 domain-containing protein, producing the protein MDAQPTTEAETPPTHPGEPTRPNPTTPPEPETTPRGAAETAPGAPSAPPVPPGAAVWHGGYAPAPPPPPSRSLLRRLSPPVATLAGVVAAFVYVGAVDPNEPGHYPVCPLLRFTGIYCPGCGGLRSAHAFAHGDLPAALGANALAVVGYGIFAVVMAVWLVRAVRAVPMRLAVSPVWWWGIGAVLALFTLVRNLPFGSALAP
- a CDS encoding TIGR02234 family membrane protein — protein: MGYVSAVPVPQPRAARAAVPTGGRRSLAAALLLGALGATVVLLSAGQIWAEGTASVGGGSVPVEADGSTVTGVPTALAIVGLAALFAVFAVRRTGRTLVAALLALSGAGAALAAVLGASDSAALDAEAARISGDTAAAVAGLTHTVWPYVTAAGALLILLAGLFALRFGKNWPAMGGRYERSGAPRTGRKGPTTDPDRPEDLWKALDRGEDPTQGA
- the trpC gene encoding indole-3-glycerol phosphate synthase TrpC; this encodes MSVLDEIIEGVRADLAERQARVTLDELKERAAKAPQAKDGVAALRGDGVKVICEVKRSSPSKGALAAIADPAGLAADYEAGGAAVISVLTEQRRFGGSLADLEAVRARVDIPVLRKDFIVTAYQLWEARAYGADLALLIVAALEQEALVSLIERAESIGLTPLVEVHDEDEVQRAVDAGARIIGVNARDLKTLKVDRSTFERVAPEIPARIVKIAESGVRGPHDLIAYANAGADAVLVGESLVTGRDPKAAVADLVAAGAHPALRHGRS